The following are encoded together in the Bradymonas sediminis genome:
- a CDS encoding eCIS core domain-containing protein, which yields MLKRRLYSDERDHVLAALQASEIAPPELCQKAVDRCVLLRRTPMVGEIRGLGGGVAYAALKTRASAITLGSKVYIRREFFGDDGEIPLNLVAHEVAHVVQFSRDGMLKFLYKYLRDYMAGLLRGLGDSAAYRAIPYEVEARRVADALRMSPA from the coding sequence ATGTTAAAGCGACGACTGTATAGCGATGAGCGAGACCATGTGCTGGCCGCGCTCCAGGCCAGCGAGATCGCGCCGCCGGAGCTGTGCCAGAAGGCCGTGGACCGCTGCGTGTTATTGCGGCGCACGCCGATGGTCGGCGAGATTCGGGGGCTGGGCGGAGGCGTGGCGTACGCGGCGCTGAAGACGCGCGCCAGCGCGATCACGCTGGGGTCCAAGGTCTATATTCGCCGCGAATTCTTCGGCGATGACGGTGAAATCCCGCTGAACCTCGTCGCCCACGAAGTCGCCCACGTGGTTCAATTCTCGCGCGATGGGATGCTCAAATTTTTGTATAAATATTTGCGCGACTATATGGCGGGGCTGCTGCGCGGGCTCGGCGACAGCGCCGCGTACCGCGCGATTCCCTACGAGGTCGAGGCGCGCCGGGTCGCCGACGCGTTGCGCATGAGCCCGGCCTGA
- a CDS encoding matrixin family metalloprotease, producing the protein MKQIFGGMVFAAAAALVLFHTSDAQAFRHTMTCNLEGSEHRCAEDQTPKPLRWSARCVLYHINEDALESVAGGSNDEAALAEVRRAVALSFQAWTDVECSDMTLVDGGLTTQKDSTFRAGDSRNTNLVMWRDKDWDELATAKAFALTSVTYNPRNGIIADADIQVNTELYNYSAGNIPRANHVDLRNTLTHEVGHFIGLDHSDLRNATMYSTAPVGETSKRALHPDDINGLCATYPLRAEEPPQCLRASEFPSEADLGLRRSGCNTGAGEQEPPTGAILIVLGLILLVMRNGRQVLGAAP; encoded by the coding sequence GTGAAGCAAATATTTGGGGGGATGGTCTTTGCCGCGGCCGCGGCGCTGGTGCTCTTTCATACCAGCGACGCCCAGGCGTTTCGCCACACGATGACGTGTAATCTGGAGGGATCGGAGCATCGCTGCGCCGAGGACCAGACACCCAAGCCGCTGCGATGGAGCGCGCGTTGTGTGCTCTATCACATTAACGAAGATGCGCTGGAGAGCGTGGCGGGCGGGTCCAATGACGAAGCCGCGCTGGCCGAAGTTCGCCGGGCGGTGGCGCTCTCCTTTCAGGCATGGACCGACGTCGAGTGCAGCGACATGACGCTGGTCGACGGCGGCCTAACCACCCAAAAAGACTCGACATTTCGCGCCGGCGACTCCCGCAACACCAACCTTGTGATGTGGCGCGATAAGGACTGGGACGAACTGGCAACCGCCAAGGCATTCGCCCTGACCAGCGTCACCTATAACCCGCGAAACGGGATCATCGCCGACGCCGATATCCAGGTTAATACCGAGCTCTATAATTATTCGGCGGGCAATATCCCGCGGGCCAACCACGTCGACCTGCGCAATACGCTGACCCACGAGGTGGGGCATTTTATCGGCCTGGACCACTCGGACCTCCGAAACGCCACGATGTATAGCACCGCGCCGGTCGGCGAGACGAGCAAGCGCGCGCTGCACCCCGACGATATCAACGGGCTGTGCGCGACCTACCCGCTGCGCGCAGAAGAGCCGCCGCAATGCCTGCGCGCCAGTGAGTTCCCCAGCGAGGCGGACCTCGGGCTGCGCCGCTCCGGGTGCAACACCGGCGCCGGCGAGCAGGAGCCGCCGACCGGGGCCATCCTGATCGTGTTGGGGCTTATTTTGTTGGTGATGCGCAACGGTCGGCAAGTTCTGGGCGCTGCGCCGTGA